The Hoplias malabaricus isolate fHopMal1 chromosome 9, fHopMal1.hap1, whole genome shotgun sequence genome contains a region encoding:
- the cdc73 gene encoding parafibromin, with product MADVLSVLRQYNIQKKEIIAKGDEVIFGEFSWPKNVKTNYVIWGTGKEGQPKEYYTLDSILFLLNNVHLPHPSYVRRAATENIPVVRRPDRKDLLSYLNGENPSSTSIDRSAPIEIGLQRPTQVKRAADEASSEAKKPRVEDEERVRLDKERLAARLEGHKEGIVQTDQIRSLSEAMSVEKIAAIKAKIMAKKRSTIKTDLDDDITLKQRSFVDAEVDVTRDIVSRERVWRTRTTILQSSGKNFSKSIFAILQSVKAREEGRAPEQRPAQNPTQTDLSIRNKQPVPAAYNRYDQERFKGKEETEGFKIDTMGTYHGMTLKSVTEGASARKAQTPALQPVPRPVSQARPPPNQKKGSRTPIIIIPAAPTSLITMLNAKDLLQDLKFVTSDDKKKQGIQRDNEVLLQRRKDQIQPGGSNISVTVPYRVIDQPLKLAPQDWDRVVAVFVQGPAWQFKGWPWLLPDGSPVDIFAKIRAFHLKYDEARMDPNVQKWDVTVLELSHHKRHLDRPIFLKFWETLDRYMVKHKSHLRF from the exons ATGGCGGACGTACTGAGCGTGCTGCGACAGTACAACATCCAGAAAAAGGAGATCATCGCTAAAGGAGACGAGGTCATTTTCGGGGAATTTTCATGGCCTAAAAACGTCAAAACCAACTACGTTATCTGGGG GACAGGGAAAGAAGGCCAGCCTAAGGAGTACTACACGCTCGACTCCATTCTCTTCCTCCTCAACAATGTCCATCTTCCTCATCCATCCTACGTGCGGAGAGCCGCG ACAGAGAATATTCCTGTGGTCCGAAGGCCTGACAGAAAGGACCTATTGTCGTACCTCAATGGAGAAAACC CATCATCCACGAGTATCGACAGAAGTGCGCCCATTGAGATTGGGCTTCAGAGGCCAACACAAG tcAAACGAGCTGCAGATGAAGCCTCTTCGGAAGCCAAAAAGCCACGGGTTGAG GATGAAGAGCGAGTGCGTCTGGACAAGGAGCGTCTGGCCGCTCGTCTGGAAGGCCATAAGGAAGGCATTGTGCAAACAGACCAGATCCG GTCTCTGTCCGAGGCCATGTCCGTGGAGAAAATCGCTGCCATCAAAGCCAAGATCATGGCCAAGAAGCGCTCCACCATCAAGACAGACCTGGACGACGACATCACCCTGAAACAGAGGAGCTTTGTGGACGCAGAGGTGGACGTGACGAGGGACATCGTCAGCAGAGAACGAGTGTGGAGAACGAGAACCACCATCCTGCAGAGCAGCGGCAAG AACTTTTCCAAGAGCATTTTCGCCATCCTACAGTCAGTTAAGGCCAGAGAAGAAGGACGTGCCCCAGAACAGAGACCAGCACAGAACCCAACTcaaacg GATCTGTCGATCAGAAATAAACAGCCGGTGCCCGCTGCCTACAACAGATACGATCAGGAGCGATTCAAAGGGAAAGAGG AAACCGAGGGATTCAAAATCGACACGATGGGAACCTACCACGGCATGACTCTGAAATCTGTGACG gaaggAGCGTCTGCGAGGAAGgcccagactcctgctctgcaGCCGGTTCCCAGACCAG tCTCTCAAGCAAGACCCCCACCGAACCAAAAGAAAG GCTCGAGAAcccccatcatcatcatcccggCTGCCCCCACCTCCCTCATCACCATGCTTAATGCCAAGGACCTCCTGCAAGACCTGAA GTTTGTAACATCGGACGATAAAAAGAAGCAGGGCATTCAGAGAGACAATGAGGTCCTGCTGCAGAGACGTAAAGACCAGATTCAGCCCGGAgggtccaacatcagtgtcacagtTCCTTACAGAGTCATTGACCAGCCGCTCAAACTAGCCCCACAGgactg GGACCGAGTTGTGGCCGTCTTCGTCCAGGGTCCTGCCTGGCAGTTCAAGGGCTGGCCGTGGCTGCTGCCTGACGGATCCCCCGTGGATATTTTTGCAAAAA TCAGAGCTTTCCACCTGAAATACGACGAGGCACGGATGGACCCGAACGTGCAGAAGTGGGACGTCACAGTTCTGGAACTGAGTCACCACAAGCGCCACCTGGACCGACCCATCTTCCTGAAGTTCTGGGAGACGCTTGACAG gTACATGGTGAAGCACAAGTCCCACCTCCGTTTCTGA
- the LOC136707408 gene encoding beta-1,3-galactosyltransferase 2 yields the protein MQWKRRHCCTNMAGILFLLSFVGVCLILGQHSFLAGKKSQENDVHPRFSKLEVNHSMAKQNTWREETLPTAQPKSEANHSSSAEDGLKIFLGSNGSLSEEFRDKAEPYNYIINEEEKCLEQYPFLVLLIAVQPHHAEARNAIRQTWGNESVAAGLGFVRLFILGVKGGEQRPDSPLQRSLQAESQMYHDIIQQEYTDSYYNLTIKTLMGMHWVSKYCSGASYVMKTDSDMFVNTEYLIQKLLDPNVPPRKKYFTGYLMRGYSPNRNKHSKWYMSPELYPSNRYPTFCSGTGYVFSGDMARLIYKASLSIRRLHLEDVYVGLCLAKLRIEPVPPPNEFLFNHWRVSYSSCKYSHLITSHQFLPTELIRHWQHLQSNKHSACINPPKEKDKVRRLRQRKLL from the coding sequence ATGCAGTGGAAGAGGAGGCACTGCTGTACAAACATGGCTGGAATTCTGTTTTTGCTCTCGTTTGTGGGGGTGTGCCTCATCCTCGGTCAACACAGTTTTCTGGCAGGAAAGAAGAGCCAGGAGAACGATGTACATCCAAGGTTTTCCAAGCTGGAGGTGAACCACAGCATGGCTAAGCAGAACACCTGGAGAGAGGAAACGCTGCCCACTGCGCAGCCCAAGTCCGAGGCAAACCACAGCTCTTCTGCTGAGGACGGCTTGAAGATCTTTCTGGGATCTAATGGCAGTTTGAGTGAAGAGTTCAGGGACAAGGCAGAACCGTACAACTACATCATCAACGAGGAGGAAAAGTGCCTGGAACAGTACCCTTTCTTGGTGCTTTTGATTGCCGTCCAGCCCCATCACGCTGAAGCCAGGAACGCCATCAGGCAGACTTGGGGGAATGAGAGCGTAGCCGCAGGATTGGGATTTGTCCGTCTTTTCATTCTGGGTGTAAAAGGAGGAGAGCAAAGACCTGACAGTCCACTACAGCGCTCATTACAAGCCGAGTCTCAAATGTACCATGACATAATTCAGCAAGAGTACACAGACTCTTACTACAACCTCACCATCAAGACGTTGATGGGGATGCATTGGGTCTCCAAGTACTGCTCTGGCGCCAGCTACGTCATGAAGACGGACAGTGACATGTTTGTCAACACGGAGTACCTCATCCAAAAACTGCTCGATCCCAATGTGCCGCCAAGGAAGAAGTATTTCACAGGGTACCTCATGAGAGGGTACTCTCCGAACCgaaacaaacacagcaagtGGTACATGTCACCAGAGCTGTACCCCAGCAACCGATACCCAACCTTCTGCTCTGGGACCGGCTACGTCTTCTCCGGGGACATGGCGCGGCTGATCTACAAGGCATCTCTCAGCATACGACGATTACATCTAGAAGACGTGTACGTTGGACTCTGCCTGGCAAAGCTGAGGATAGAACCAGTGCCGCCTCCGAACGAGTTCCTGTTTAACCACTGGCGGGTGTCGTACTCCAGCTGCAAATACAGCCACCTGATCACCTCGCACCAGTTCCTCCCCACAGAGCTGATCAGACACTGGCAACACCTTCAGAGCAACAAGCACAGCGCCTGCATCAACCCGCCCAAGGAGAAGGACAAAGTACGACGGCTTCGCCAAAGAAAGCTGCTCTAG